One Thermus sp. CCB_US3_UF1 DNA window includes the following coding sequences:
- a CDS encoding thiamine diphosphokinase, which produces MRRFALLLGGPLLATEGLKVRLRGYRLLAADSGARHALALGLAPELWLGDFDSSPPWLQEALPSPKEVLPREKELTDGEALVRKALELGAEEVLLLGGIGGRLDHTLAHLELAFALREQGVGAALTDGLAWAYPLLPGEHRFPLGEGEPFSLLPFPRATLGVEGARYPLHPTPLEATTLTLENRALGPIRVRVEEGRALLYLFP; this is translated from the coding sequence ATGAGGCGCTTTGCCCTGCTTTTGGGCGGTCCCCTCCTGGCCACGGAGGGCCTCAAGGTGCGGCTTCGGGGCTACCGCCTCCTGGCCGCGGACTCGGGGGCGCGGCATGCCCTGGCCCTGGGGCTCGCCCCGGAGCTCTGGCTGGGGGACTTTGACTCCAGCCCTCCCTGGCTCCAGGAAGCCCTCCCCAGCCCCAAGGAGGTCCTGCCCCGGGAAAAGGAGCTCACGGACGGGGAGGCCCTGGTACGGAAGGCCCTGGAGCTGGGGGCCGAGGAGGTCCTCCTCCTGGGGGGAATAGGGGGCCGGCTGGACCATACCCTGGCCCACCTGGAGCTGGCCTTTGCCCTGCGGGAACAGGGGGTTGGGGCGGCCCTCACGGACGGCCTGGCCTGGGCCTACCCCCTCCTGCCCGGGGAACACCGCTTCCCCTTGGGGGAAGGCGAGCCCTTCAGCCTCCTCCCCTTCCCCAGGGCCACCCTGGGGGTGGAGGGGGCCCGCTACCCCCTTCACCCCACCCCCCTCGAGGCCACCACCCTGACCCTGGAGAACCGGGCCCTGGGCCCCATCCGGGTCCGGGTGGAGGAGGGCCGGGCCCTCCTCTACCTCTTCCCTTGA
- a CDS encoding CTP synthase, protein MDGVAERASRPRKYVFVTGGVVSSLGKGILTSSLGALFRARGYQVTAIKIDPYVNVDAGTMRPYEHGEVFVTGDGAETDLDIGHYERFLDMDLSRGNNLTTGQVYLSVIQKERRGEYLSQTVQVIPHITDEIKERIRKVAEEQRAEVVVVEVGGTVGDIESLPFLEAIRQFRFDEGEGNTFYIHLTLVPYLETSEEFKTKPTQHSVATLRGVGIQPDAVVLRSAKPVPEEVRKKVALFTNVRPGHVFSSPNVDHLYEVPLLLEEQGLGRAVERALGLEPVFPNLAFWQEAVRVLKHPERTVRIAIAGKYVKMPDAYLSLLEALKHAGIKNRARVEVKWVDAEGLEAGDLEEAFRDVAGILVPGGFGVRGIEGKVRAAQYARERKIPYLGICLGLQIAVIEFARNVAGLKGANSTEFDPYTPHPVIDLMPEQLEVEGLGGTMRLGDWPMRIKEGTLLHRLYGKDEVLERHRHRYEVNPLYVDGLERAGLVVSATTPGMRGRGAGLVEAIELKDHPFFLAVQSHPEFKSRPMRPSPPFAGFVEAALRHAGA, encoded by the coding sequence GTGGACGGGGTTGCCGAGCGCGCCAGCAGGCCCAGGAAGTACGTCTTCGTCACGGGGGGCGTGGTGTCCAGCCTGGGGAAGGGGATCCTCACCTCTTCCCTGGGGGCGCTTTTCCGGGCCCGGGGATACCAGGTTACGGCCATCAAGATCGATCCCTACGTGAACGTGGACGCGGGGACCATGCGCCCCTACGAGCACGGGGAGGTCTTCGTCACCGGGGATGGGGCGGAGACCGATCTGGATATCGGCCACTACGAGCGCTTTTTGGACATGGACCTCTCCCGGGGGAACAACCTCACCACCGGCCAGGTTTACCTTTCCGTGATCCAGAAGGAGCGCCGGGGGGAGTACCTTTCCCAGACGGTCCAGGTCATCCCCCACATCACCGACGAGATCAAGGAAAGGATCCGCAAGGTGGCCGAGGAGCAAAGGGCGGAGGTGGTGGTGGTGGAGGTGGGGGGCACGGTGGGGGACATTGAGAGCCTCCCCTTCCTGGAGGCCATCCGCCAGTTCCGTTTTGACGAGGGGGAGGGGAACACCTTCTACATCCACCTCACCCTGGTCCCTTACCTGGAGACCAGCGAGGAGTTCAAGACCAAGCCCACGCAGCACTCCGTGGCCACCCTGCGGGGGGTGGGGATCCAGCCCGATGCCGTGGTCCTGCGCTCGGCCAAGCCCGTGCCGGAGGAGGTGCGCAAGAAGGTAGCCCTCTTCACCAACGTCCGTCCGGGGCACGTCTTCTCCAGCCCCAACGTGGACCACCTCTACGAGGTGCCCCTCCTCCTGGAGGAGCAGGGTTTGGGCCGGGCGGTGGAGCGGGCCTTGGGCCTCGAGCCCGTCTTCCCCAACCTGGCCTTCTGGCAGGAAGCGGTGCGGGTCCTGAAGCACCCCGAGCGCACGGTGCGCATTGCTATCGCCGGCAAGTACGTGAAGATGCCCGACGCCTACCTCTCCCTCCTCGAGGCCCTGAAGCACGCCGGCATCAAGAACCGGGCCCGGGTGGAGGTGAAGTGGGTGGACGCCGAGGGCCTGGAGGCCGGGGACCTGGAGGAGGCCTTCCGCGACGTGGCCGGCATCCTGGTCCCGGGCGGCTTCGGGGTGCGGGGCATAGAGGGGAAGGTGCGGGCAGCCCAGTACGCCCGGGAGCGCAAGATCCCCTACCTGGGCATCTGCTTGGGCTTGCAGATCGCGGTCATTGAGTTTGCCCGGAACGTGGCCGGGCTCAAGGGGGCCAACTCCACGGAGTTTGACCCCTACACCCCCCACCCCGTGATCGACCTCATGCCCGAGCAGCTGGAGGTGGAGGGCCTGGGGGGGACGATGCGCCTGGGGGACTGGCCCATGCGCATCAAGGAGGGAACCCTCCTGCACCGCCTTTACGGCAAGGACGAGGTCCTGGAGCGCCACCGCCACCGCTATGAGGTGAACCCCCTTTACGTGGACGGCCTGGAGCGGGCCGGCCTGGTGGTCTCGGCCACCACCCCGGGGATGCGGGGCCGGGGGGCGGGGCTGGTGGAGGCCATTGAGCTCAAGGACCACCCCTTCTTCCTGGCCGTCCAGAGCCATCCGGAGTTCAAAAGCCGCCCCATGCGCCCTTCCCCTCCCTTCGCCGGGTTCGTGGAGGCGGCGTTGCGCCACGCGGGGGCTTAG
- the soxZ gene encoding thiosulfate oxidation carrier complex protein SoxZ: MPIRTIVRLTPAKPKAGEEVRLQAVAQHPNEPGTRRDEKGNLIPANYINLVEVYFEGEKVAEARPGPSTSANPLYGFKFKAEKPGTFTVKLKDTSGDTGEGQVKLELA, from the coding sequence ATGCCCATCCGTACCATCGTCCGTCTGACCCCGGCCAAGCCCAAGGCCGGCGAGGAAGTCCGGCTCCAGGCAGTGGCCCAGCACCCCAACGAGCCCGGCACCCGCCGGGACGAGAAGGGAAACCTCATCCCCGCCAACTACATCAACCTGGTGGAGGTCTACTTTGAGGGGGAAAAGGTGGCCGAGGCCCGCCCCGGCCCCTCCACCAGCGCCAACCCCCTCTACGGCTTCAAGTTCAAGGCCGAGAAGCCCGGCACCTTCACCGTGAAGCTCAAGGACACCAGCGGGGACACCGGGGAGGGGCAGGTCAAGCTGGAGCTGGCCTAA
- a CDS encoding exodeoxyribonuclease V subunit beta, whose translation MRLYVASAGTGKTHALVRELLDLVAQGVPLRRVAALTFTRKAAEELRRRIEAQVRALAPQDPLAQEAQREVYGAVFTTLHGFMAEALRHTAPLLSLDPDFAVLDELVAEAFFREETRSLLYLRGLDPGLEELLFALYKKRSLADRLYPAPGAEGVWALFQEALEGYRRRTREALGPSDLEALALRLLDHPVAVGRVVERFPHILLDEYQDINPLQGRFFAALEAAGARLVAVGDPKQSIYLFRNARVEVFRQALERAEERRELRETWRHARAVAQLLNRFVALFPEGERVEVVPQRAEEGRVEVHWVVGEGELADKRRHEAHLLARRLRELAAEGYAFSEMAVLVRSRQSLPPLEGALRALGVPYGLRRGRSFFTRPEVRDLYHALRLSLLEGPPSPEERLSLLAFLRGPFLGLDLGSLEEALRAEDPLPLLPPMAQERLAWLKGLAGRRPLEALKLLAREETFLRRLSPRARANLDTLLLLASAERFPDLEALLEWLQARAKDPEASELPEGGEGVNLLTVHAAKGLEWRVVAVFDLARGERPNQEPLRVGLSGEVALEGTPAYQALGQALAQAEEEEALRLLYVALSRARDVLLVTGSESARPGPWARALDRLGLGPKDQDPWVRRHLFQEPPPPLPREGPEGEANPAPYATWSLPPKPFPQVYSPSAHRKAEAEPRPLAEALEAEALPEFARAVGTLVHYALARHLDPEDEGAMAALLLQEVAFPLAQEGERLLAEVRALLRGYRALLGPVLPPLEAREEDYAELPLVLPLMGTVWYGVLDRLYRVGGRWYLEDYKTDREVDPEAYRLQLALYWEAVRRAWGVEAEARLVYLRHRRVQPFTPEELREALAGLETEHPPEGASGG comes from the coding sequence ATGAGGCTCTACGTGGCCTCGGCGGGTACCGGCAAGACCCATGCCCTGGTGAGGGAGCTCCTGGACCTGGTGGCCCAGGGGGTGCCCCTGCGGCGGGTGGCGGCCCTCACCTTCACCCGCAAGGCCGCCGAGGAGCTGAGGCGAAGGATCGAGGCCCAGGTGCGGGCCTTGGCCCCCCAGGACCCCCTGGCCCAGGAGGCCCAGCGGGAGGTCTACGGGGCGGTCTTCACCACCCTCCACGGCTTCATGGCCGAGGCCCTGCGCCACACCGCCCCTCTCCTCTCCCTGGACCCCGATTTCGCCGTCTTGGACGAGCTGGTGGCCGAGGCCTTCTTTCGGGAAGAGACCAGGAGCCTCCTCTACCTGAGGGGCCTGGATCCCGGCCTGGAGGAGCTCCTCTTTGCCCTTTACAAAAAGCGCTCCCTGGCGGATAGGCTCTACCCTGCCCCAGGGGCGGAAGGGGTCTGGGCCCTCTTCCAGGAGGCCCTGGAGGGCTACCGCCGCCGCACGCGGGAGGCCCTGGGGCCTTCGGACCTCGAGGCCCTGGCCCTCCGCCTTCTGGACCACCCCGTGGCCGTGGGGCGGGTGGTGGAGCGCTTTCCCCACATCCTCCTGGACGAGTACCAGGATATCAACCCCCTTCAGGGCCGCTTCTTCGCCGCCTTGGAGGCGGCGGGGGCCAGGCTGGTGGCCGTGGGGGACCCCAAGCAGTCCATCTACCTCTTCCGCAACGCCCGGGTGGAGGTCTTCCGCCAAGCCCTGGAGAGGGCCGAGGAGCGGCGGGAGCTTCGGGAAACCTGGCGCCACGCCCGGGCGGTGGCTCAGCTCCTCAACCGCTTTGTGGCCCTTTTCCCCGAAGGGGAGAGGGTGGAGGTGGTTCCCCAGCGGGCCGAGGAGGGCCGGGTGGAGGTCCACTGGGTGGTGGGGGAGGGGGAGCTTGCGGACAAGCGCCGCCATGAGGCCCACCTCTTGGCCCGTCGCCTTCGGGAACTCGCCGCCGAGGGGTATGCCTTTTCTGAGATGGCGGTGCTGGTGCGCAGCCGCCAGAGCCTGCCCCCCTTGGAGGGCGCTCTCCGCGCCCTGGGGGTGCCCTACGGCCTAAGGCGGGGGCGGAGCTTCTTCACCCGGCCCGAGGTGCGGGACCTCTACCACGCCCTGAGGCTTTCCCTCCTGGAAGGCCCTCCTTCCCCCGAGGAGCGCCTCTCCCTTCTCGCCTTCCTGCGGGGGCCTTTTTTGGGTTTGGACCTGGGAAGCCTGGAGGAGGCCCTCCGAGCGGAAGACCCCTTGCCCCTCCTGCCCCCCATGGCCCAGGAGCGCCTGGCCTGGCTTAAGGGCCTGGCGGGCCGGCGCCCCCTCGAGGCCCTCAAGCTTTTGGCCCGGGAGGAGACCTTCCTGAGGCGGCTTTCCCCCCGGGCCCGGGCCAACCTGGACACCCTTCTCCTCCTGGCCTCCGCCGAGCGCTTCCCCGACCTCGAGGCCCTTTTGGAGTGGCTGCAGGCCCGCGCCAAGGACCCCGAGGCCTCGGAGCTGCCCGAGGGCGGCGAGGGGGTGAACCTCCTCACGGTCCACGCGGCCAAGGGCCTGGAGTGGAGGGTGGTGGCGGTCTTTGACCTGGCCCGCGGGGAACGGCCTAACCAGGAACCCCTCCGGGTGGGGCTTTCCGGGGAGGTGGCCCTGGAGGGCACCCCGGCCTACCAAGCCCTGGGGCAGGCCTTGGCCCAGGCCGAGGAGGAGGAGGCCCTTCGCCTCCTCTACGTGGCCCTTTCCCGGGCCCGGGATGTCCTCCTGGTCACGGGGAGCGAATCGGCCCGCCCGGGCCCATGGGCCCGGGCCCTGGACCGCCTGGGCCTGGGCCCCAAGGACCAGGACCCCTGGGTGCGCCGCCACCTCTTCCAGGAGCCTCCTCCCCCCTTGCCCCGGGAGGGGCCGGAAGGGGAGGCCAACCCCGCCCCCTACGCCACCTGGAGCCTCCCGCCCAAGCCCTTCCCCCAGGTCTACTCCCCCAGCGCCCACCGCAAGGCCGAGGCGGAGCCCAGACCCCTGGCCGAGGCCCTGGAGGCCGAGGCCCTACCCGAGTTCGCCCGGGCCGTGGGCACGTTGGTCCACTACGCCCTGGCCCGCCACCTGGATCCGGAGGACGAGGGGGCCATGGCCGCCCTCCTCCTGCAGGAGGTGGCCTTCCCCTTGGCCCAGGAGGGGGAGAGGCTTTTGGCGGAGGTGCGGGCCCTTTTGCGGGGGTATAGGGCCCTCCTGGGCCCGGTCCTCCCGCCCCTCGAGGCCCGGGAGGAGGACTACGCCGAGCTCCCCCTGGTCCTGCCCCTCATGGGCACCGTCTGGTACGGGGTCCTGGACCGCCTTTACCGGGTGGGGGGGCGCTGGTACCTGGAGGACTACAAGACCGACCGGGAGGTGGACCCCGAGGCCTACCGCCTCCAGCTTGCCCTCTACTGGGAGGCGGTGCGCCGGGCCTGGGGGGTGGAGGCCGAGGCCCGGCTCGTCTACCTGCGCCACCGCCGGGTCCAACCCTTTACCCCTGAGGAGCTGCGGGAGGCCCTGGCCGGGCTGGAAACGGAACACCCCCCCGAGGGGGCCTCGGGGGGGTAA
- a CDS encoding DUF815 domain-containing protein, translating into MEHPQTPIDLLALDLPRGEPWGYALAQGLLKAPWAWRALRPTPGVLDLIRMDLEALHAKLLRLRRDFPLGDLGERPPHPAEEGALAALLARDPQALVRVLQAHGPYPFALYRAFRFGGEVQPIPSPRLPREGELLGYEAQREALEENARRFLQGRPALHTLLYGARGTGKSTAAKGLLRLEGARMVEVETGALAHLERLLQTLALLPHRFFLFLDDLSLDPEDEAFHHLKALLEGSLEGPPENVLLLATSNRRHLVRHLGENPLPGEGPQAWDALQDTLALSERFGLVLTFPPFDKGLYLRAVAHHLGRPLTPEEEGAALRFALEKGYSGRVARQCASLLA; encoded by the coding sequence ATGGAACACCCCCAAACCCCCATAGACCTCCTGGCCCTGGACCTGCCCCGGGGGGAACCCTGGGGCTACGCCCTGGCCCAGGGCCTCCTTAAGGCCCCCTGGGCCTGGCGGGCCTTGAGGCCCACCCCTGGGGTGCTGGACCTGATCCGGATGGACCTCGAGGCCCTCCACGCCAAGCTCCTCAGGCTGCGCCGGGACTTCCCCCTGGGCGACCTGGGGGAACGCCCCCCCCACCCCGCCGAGGAAGGGGCCTTGGCCGCCCTCCTGGCCCGCGACCCCCAGGCCCTGGTGCGGGTCCTCCAGGCCCACGGCCCCTACCCCTTCGCCCTTTACCGCGCCTTCCGCTTCGGGGGCGAGGTCCAGCCCATCCCCTCCCCCCGCCTCCCCCGGGAAGGAGAGCTTCTGGGGTACGAGGCCCAGCGGGAGGCCCTAGAGGAAAACGCCCGCCGCTTCCTCCAGGGCAGGCCCGCCCTGCACACCCTCCTCTACGGGGCCCGGGGCACGGGAAAGAGCACCGCGGCCAAGGGTCTTTTGCGCCTGGAAGGGGCCAGGATGGTGGAGGTGGAAACCGGGGCCCTGGCCCACCTGGAGCGCCTTCTGCAAACCCTGGCCCTCTTGCCCCACCGCTTCTTCCTCTTCCTGGACGACCTCTCCCTGGACCCCGAGGACGAGGCCTTCCATCACCTGAAAGCCCTCCTGGAGGGAAGCCTGGAGGGCCCACCGGAAAACGTCCTCCTCCTGGCCACCTCCAACCGCCGCCACCTGGTGCGCCACCTGGGGGAAAACCCCCTCCCCGGGGAAGGCCCCCAGGCCTGGGACGCCCTCCAGGACACCCTGGCCCTCTCGGAGCGCTTCGGCCTGGTCCTCACCTTCCCGCCCTTTGACAAGGGGCTTTACCTGAGGGCGGTGGCCCACCACCTGGGCCGCCCCCTCACCCCCGAGGAGGAGGGGGCCGCCCTCCGCTTTGCCCTGGAGAAGGGGTACTCGGGCCGGGTGGCCCGGCAGTGCGCGAGCCTCCTGGCCTAA
- a CDS encoding ABC transporter ATP-binding protein: protein MLALSLEKSFPGFRLAVALEVQEGEVLALLGPSGSGKSTLLRLITGLLPPDRGFVRFRDQDLTPLPPERRGVGFLFQDYALFPHLTVAENLAFGLVEARWPKAAREARVEELLRRMELTPHARKRPQELSGGEQQRVALARALAPRPRLLLLDEPLGALDLRLREELLLFLRRTLRAEGITTLVVTHDQEEAFLLAGRVAVMREGRLVQVGRPEEVYTRPQDAWTARFLGHKNLLSPEESQALGLPPKPHLLPPQALGLGGPLRGKVEERLFFGARVGLWVRAKGVRLYLEAPAGPEEGTEVGLHLDPKRAVALGG from the coding sequence GTGCTGGCCCTTTCCCTGGAGAAGTCCTTTCCCGGCTTCCGCCTGGCGGTGGCCCTCGAGGTCCAAGAGGGGGAGGTCCTGGCCCTCCTCGGCCCCTCGGGCAGCGGCAAGAGCACGCTCCTTAGGCTCATCACCGGCCTCCTTCCCCCCGACAGGGGCTTCGTGCGCTTCCGGGACCAGGACCTCACCCCCCTACCCCCGGAACGCCGGGGGGTGGGCTTCCTCTTCCAGGACTACGCCCTCTTCCCCCACCTCACGGTGGCGGAGAACCTGGCCTTTGGCCTGGTGGAGGCCCGCTGGCCCAAGGCGGCACGGGAAGCCCGGGTGGAGGAACTCCTCAGGCGGATGGAGCTCACCCCCCACGCCCGGAAACGCCCCCAGGAGCTTTCTGGAGGGGAGCAACAGCGGGTGGCCCTGGCCCGGGCCCTGGCCCCAAGGCCCAGGCTCCTCCTCCTGGACGAGCCCCTGGGGGCTTTAGACCTACGCCTGCGGGAGGAACTCCTCCTCTTCCTCCGCCGCACCCTGCGGGCGGAAGGGATCACCACCCTGGTGGTCACCCACGACCAGGAGGAGGCCTTCCTCCTGGCGGGGCGGGTGGCGGTGATGCGGGAGGGCCGGCTGGTCCAGGTGGGCCGGCCCGAGGAGGTCTACACCCGGCCCCAGGATGCCTGGACCGCCCGCTTCCTGGGGCACAAGAACCTCCTTTCCCCGGAGGAAAGCCAGGCCCTGGGCCTACCCCCCAAGCCCCACCTCCTACCCCCCCAGGCCCTGGGCCTGGGAGGGCCCCTCAGGGGGAAGGTGGAGGAGCGGCTCTTCTTCGGGGCCCGGGTGGGGCTTTGGGTCCGGGCCAAGGGGGTGCGGCTTTACCTGGAAGCCCCAGCAGGACCGGAGGAGGGGACGGAGGTGGGGCTCCACCTGGACCCCAAGCGGGCGGTAGCCTTGGGGGGATGA
- the rpsI gene encoding 30S ribosomal protein S9, whose product MEQYYGTGRRKEAVARVFLRPGNGKVTVNGQDFQDYFQGIVRAVAALEPLRAVDALGRFDAYITVSGGGKSGQVDAIKLGVARALLRYNPDYRAKLKPLGFLTRDARVVERKKYGKHKARRAPQYSKR is encoded by the coding sequence ATGGAGCAGTACTACGGCACCGGCAGGCGCAAGGAGGCGGTGGCCCGGGTCTTCCTCAGGCCCGGAAACGGCAAGGTCACCGTCAACGGCCAGGACTTCCAGGACTATTTCCAGGGGATCGTGCGGGCGGTGGCGGCCCTGGAGCCCCTGCGGGCGGTGGACGCCCTGGGCCGCTTTGACGCCTACATCACCGTGAGCGGGGGCGGGAAGAGCGGCCAGGTGGACGCCATCAAGCTGGGGGTGGCCCGGGCCCTCCTCCGCTACAACCCCGACTACCGGGCCAAGCTCAAGCCCCTGGGCTTCCTCACCCGGGACGCGCGGGTGGTGGAGCGGAAGAAGTACGGCAAGCACAAGGCCCGGCGGGCACCCCAGTACTCCAAGCGCTAG
- a CDS encoding thioredoxin fold domain-containing protein, producing the protein MYVYRVLWTLLLAGPLALAALDASRWYPFAQAQDLAREYSRVLMVYFHSPTCPYCDQMNTFVLSDPGVSQLLEERFLVASVSTATPEGQELSRRFRVPGTPTFVFLVHRKGAWEEVGRLFGSRPRAQFLSELRQVCAKGGVCE; encoded by the coding sequence ATGTACGTATACCGGGTACTTTGGACGCTCCTCCTCGCGGGCCCCTTGGCCTTGGCGGCCCTGGACGCGAGCCGTTGGTATCCCTTCGCCCAGGCCCAGGATCTAGCCAGGGAGTACAGCCGGGTACTCATGGTGTACTTCCATAGCCCCACCTGCCCTTACTGCGACCAGATGAACACCTTCGTCCTCTCTGACCCCGGGGTGAGCCAGCTTTTGGAAGAGCGCTTCCTGGTGGCCTCTGTGAGCACCGCGACCCCGGAGGGGCAGGAGCTTTCCCGGCGCTTCCGCGTGCCGGGTACCCCTACCTTCGTCTTCCTCGTCCACCGCAAGGGGGCGTGGGAAGAGGTGGGCCGGCTTTTTGGCAGCCGGCCCCGGGCGCAGTTCCTCTCGGAGCTGCGCCAGGTGTGCGCCAAGGGAGGTGTGTGTGAATAG
- the cycA gene encoding cytochrome C-552, whose product MKRTLMAFLLLGGLALAQADGAKLYTQCAGCHQATGQGIPGAFPPLAGHVAEILALKGGREFLIQVLLWGLQGQIEVKGMKYNGAMPAYNGLKDEEIAALLNHIATAWGDDKKVQGFKPFTADEVKALRAKRLTPQQVLEERKKLGLK is encoded by the coding sequence ATGAAGCGGACCCTTATGGCTTTTCTCCTTCTCGGCGGCCTGGCCCTAGCCCAGGCGGATGGCGCCAAACTCTACACCCAGTGCGCGGGCTGCCACCAGGCCACGGGCCAAGGCATACCGGGGGCCTTCCCGCCCCTGGCGGGGCACGTGGCCGAGATCCTGGCCCTGAAGGGCGGGCGGGAATTCCTCATCCAGGTCCTCCTTTGGGGCCTGCAGGGGCAGATCGAGGTCAAGGGCATGAAGTACAACGGGGCCATGCCCGCTTACAACGGCCTGAAGGACGAGGAGATCGCCGCCCTCCTCAACCACATCGCCACCGCCTGGGGGGATGACAAGAAGGTCCAGGGCTTCAAGCCCTTCACCGCCGACGAGGTCAAGGCCCTCCGGGCCAAGCGGCTTACCCCCCAGCAGGTGCTGGAGGAGCGCAAGAAGCTGGGCCTGAAGTAG
- the rplM gene encoding 50S ribosomal protein L13, which translates to MQTYVPKETEPRWVLIDAEGKTLGRLATQIATLLRGKHRPDWTPNLAMGDFVVVVNADKIRLTGKKLKQKIYTRYSGYQGGLKEIPAEKMLATHPERVLEHAVKGMLPKGPLGRRLFKRLKVYAGPTHPHQAQKPQKLEVK; encoded by the coding sequence ATGCAGACGTACGTGCCGAAGGAGACGGAACCCCGCTGGGTTCTCATAGACGCCGAGGGCAAGACCCTGGGGCGGCTCGCCACGCAGATCGCCACCCTCTTGCGGGGCAAGCACCGCCCCGACTGGACGCCCAACCTGGCCATGGGGGACTTCGTGGTGGTGGTGAACGCGGACAAGATCCGCCTCACCGGCAAGAAGCTCAAGCAGAAGATCTACACCCGCTACAGCGGCTACCAAGGGGGCCTTAAGGAGATCCCCGCGGAGAAGATGCTGGCCACCCACCCCGAGAGGGTGCTGGAGCACGCGGTGAAGGGGATGCTCCCCAAGGGGCCCTTGGGCCGCAGGCTCTTCAAGCGGCTCAAGGTCTACGCCGGGCCCACCCACCCCCACCAGGCCCAGAAGCCCCAGAAGCTGGAGGTCAAGTGA
- the soxY gene encoding thiosulfate oxidation carrier protein SoxY, which yields MNRRAFLKATGAALGAVALAGLPARAQALEGEDLANLEKALKEALGKGFKDLTPSNLVKLTMPAIAESGANVPAEVEVNLPPSQVKAIHLFADKNPTPRLVSFMPMKAMAYYATRVRLAETSAVRAVVETTDGRLLLASASTRVTVGGCG from the coding sequence GTGAATAGGCGAGCGTTTCTGAAGGCTACCGGTGCGGCCCTGGGGGCGGTGGCCCTGGCCGGGCTTCCCGCCCGGGCCCAGGCCCTGGAGGGTGAGGACTTGGCCAACCTGGAGAAGGCCCTGAAGGAAGCCCTGGGCAAGGGGTTCAAGGACCTCACCCCCTCCAACCTGGTGAAGCTCACCATGCCGGCCATCGCGGAGAGTGGGGCCAACGTGCCCGCGGAGGTGGAGGTCAACCTGCCCCCAAGCCAGGTAAAGGCCATCCATCTCTTCGCCGACAAGAACCCCACCCCCAGGCTGGTGAGCTTCATGCCCATGAAGGCCATGGCCTACTACGCCACCCGGGTGCGCCTGGCGGAAACTAGCGCGGTGAGGGCCGTGGTGGAGACCACCGACGGCAGGCTGCTTCTGGCCTCGGCCAGCACCCGGGTGACCGTGGGCGGCTGCGGCTAA